A section of the Salinisphaera sp. T31B1 genome encodes:
- the bamA gene encoding outer membrane protein assembly factor BamA, whose protein sequence is MPGFVMRAFAVLLCVCAANAWAQDQYNFRIDDVQVQGVQRLEPGTVLTYLPLSVGDRLSEARAQQSIRALYDTGLFENVALQRQGNTLVVDVTERPEIARFTIKGNKKIGGDQLKEALKEQGLAQGELYKRSLVDQLDQELRRQYYANGYYSVAIDTQVSDLDNNRVAIDITVKEGPVASIKDINIIGNEDFTDEQLKDVFELKASAPRYTHPLTFWRSPDRYSREKLLGDLESLNSFYQNRGYIRFSVSSIQVSLSPDKRNIFLTVNVDEGAKYTIADYQFAGDMIVPETSLQRLVSIKKGETFSRSEVDASANRISSGLADFGYAFADVDPLTRVDDEAKTVDLTFFLDPGKRAYVRQITFNGNEKTNDETLRREMRQFEGAPFSRRGVERSRTRLARLPYVQDVQVNTDKVAGSDDLVDVNYDVTERAAGTLQFGVGFSDAQGFLINGSVSHSNFRGTGNTLSLRAETNDYAKSVGASWTDPYFTDEGVSRTISAFYRNTDQLIRIGSGFDLNSLGGAVTFGLPVTEYSRLRAGLGVETNEINSAVNRNGQQVLSDELAEFIDKNGKKATTYELQTGWSRDTRNRTFFATRGSNTEFQFNIKGPGSDLEYYDTSLEHERYFLIGNWIPGLSDKFVLQVDGRVAQTDIWGTGEDVPPYDNFFAGGARSVRGFSNGGLGPRDSFDNPYGGQFLTTLQSELVIPTFLESDNKSTRLTAFYDMGNVYAKASDFDTGELRSSAGVAFYWFTPFFGLLRVSYAAYVDDQPGDDVDRFQFSFGVGL, encoded by the coding sequence ATGCCTGGATTTGTGATGCGCGCGTTCGCCGTGCTGCTGTGTGTTTGCGCCGCGAACGCGTGGGCCCAGGACCAGTACAATTTCCGTATCGACGATGTACAGGTCCAGGGCGTCCAGCGTCTCGAACCGGGTACGGTGCTGACCTATCTGCCGTTGTCGGTCGGCGACCGACTCAGCGAAGCACGGGCGCAGCAGTCGATCCGCGCGCTCTACGACACCGGCCTGTTCGAGAACGTGGCGCTTCAGCGGCAGGGCAACACCCTCGTCGTGGACGTGACCGAGCGGCCCGAGATTGCACGCTTCACCATCAAGGGCAACAAGAAGATCGGCGGCGACCAGCTCAAGGAAGCCCTCAAGGAGCAGGGCCTGGCGCAGGGCGAGCTCTACAAGCGTTCGCTGGTCGATCAGCTGGATCAGGAACTCCGGCGCCAATATTACGCCAACGGCTATTACAGTGTCGCGATCGACACCCAGGTGAGCGACCTGGACAACAATCGCGTGGCCATCGATATCACCGTCAAGGAAGGCCCGGTCGCCTCGATCAAGGACATCAACATCATCGGCAACGAGGACTTCACCGATGAGCAACTCAAGGACGTTTTCGAGCTCAAGGCCAGCGCGCCGCGCTATACCCATCCGCTGACATTCTGGCGCAGCCCGGATCGCTATTCGCGCGAAAAGCTGCTGGGCGATCTGGAATCGCTCAACTCGTTCTACCAGAACCGCGGGTATATCCGCTTTTCAGTGTCGTCGATCCAGGTCTCGCTGTCGCCCGACAAGCGCAACATTTTCCTTACCGTCAACGTCGATGAGGGCGCCAAGTACACCATCGCCGACTACCAGTTCGCCGGCGACATGATCGTTCCCGAAACCAGCCTCCAACGTCTGGTCAGCATCAAGAAGGGCGAAACCTTTTCGCGCAGCGAGGTCGACGCCTCGGCCAACCGCATCAGCTCGGGCCTGGCCGACTTCGGTTACGCCTTCGCCGACGTGGATCCACTGACCCGTGTCGACGACGAAGCAAAGACCGTCGATCTGACCTTCTTCCTCGACCCCGGCAAGCGCGCGTATGTGCGCCAGATCACCTTCAACGGCAACGAAAAGACCAACGACGAGACCTTGCGCCGGGAAATGCGTCAGTTCGAAGGCGCTCCGTTCTCACGGCGCGGCGTCGAGCGCTCGCGTACGCGTCTGGCTCGCCTGCCGTATGTTCAGGATGTCCAGGTCAATACCGACAAGGTGGCTGGCTCGGACGACCTGGTGGACGTCAACTACGACGTCACCGAGCGTGCGGCGGGCACACTCCAGTTCGGTGTGGGGTTTTCCGACGCCCAGGGTTTTCTGATCAACGGCAGCGTCTCGCACAGCAACTTCCGGGGCACCGGTAATACGCTGAGTCTGCGGGCCGAAACCAACGATTACGCCAAGAGCGTGGGCGCGAGCTGGACCGATCCGTACTTCACCGACGAAGGCGTGTCGCGCACCATCTCGGCGTTTTATCGGAACACCGATCAGCTGATCCGCATCGGTTCCGGCTTCGACCTGAACTCCCTCGGAGGGGCGGTCACCTTCGGGCTGCCGGTGACCGAATACTCCCGGCTGCGCGCCGGGCTCGGCGTGGAAACCAACGAAATTAACTCGGCGGTCAACCGCAACGGACAGCAGGTGTTGTCCGACGAGCTGGCCGAGTTCATCGATAAGAACGGCAAGAAAGCGACGACCTATGAACTCCAGACGGGGTGGTCGCGTGATACCCGTAACCGCACGTTCTTCGCTACGCGTGGTTCGAATACGGAGTTCCAGTTCAATATCAAGGGACCGGGGTCGGACCTGGAATACTACGACACCAGCCTCGAGCACGAACGCTATTTCCTGATCGGCAACTGGATTCCCGGGTTGTCCGACAAGTTCGTGTTGCAGGTCGACGGCCGCGTGGCTCAGACCGACATCTGGGGTACCGGCGAGGACGTGCCGCCCTATGACAATTTCTTTGCCGGCGGCGCGCGCTCGGTGCGTGGTTTCTCCAACGGCGGGCTGGGTCCGCGGGACTCGTTCGACAACCCCTACGGTGGCCAATTCCTGACCACGCTGCAGAGCGAGTTGGTGATCCCGACCTTCCTCGAATCCGACAACAAGTCGACTCGGCTGACCGCGTTCTACGACATGGGCAACGTCTACGCAAAAGCCAGCGACTTCGATACCGGCGAGTTGCGTAGCTCGGCCGGCGTTGCGTTCTACTGGTTTACGCCGTTCTTCGGTCTGCTTCGGGTCAGCTACGCCGCCTATGTGGACGATCAGCCGGGTGACGACGTCGATCGCTTCCAGTTCTCGTTCGGCGTAGGACTCTAG
- the rnhB gene encoding ribonuclease HII → MSRRRFACPFVAGVDEVGRGPLAGPVVAAAVILPARPLLRGLGDSKTLSPAARQTMDQRIRDRALAHAIGQASVAEIDTLNILQASLLAMRRAVAALPWPPSVVWVDGNQHPGVAMPARTIIGGDARVPAISAASILAKVARDAQMVELDARFPGYGLAAHKGYGTALHRAALVNLGVSPIHRRSFAPVARLLNAAQRPLDYT, encoded by the coding sequence GTGAGCCGTCGGCGTTTTGCCTGTCCTTTCGTCGCCGGCGTGGACGAAGTCGGCCGCGGACCGCTGGCCGGACCGGTGGTCGCTGCCGCGGTGATCCTGCCGGCACGTCCGCTGCTGCGAGGTCTGGGCGACTCCAAGACACTCAGCCCTGCGGCCCGGCAGACGATGGATCAACGGATCCGCGATCGCGCGCTGGCTCATGCGATCGGCCAGGCATCGGTTGCCGAGATCGATACACTCAACATCCTGCAGGCGAGCCTGCTAGCGATGCGGCGCGCGGTGGCCGCGCTGCCGTGGCCACCCAGCGTGGTCTGGGTCGATGGCAACCAGCATCCGGGCGTGGCGATGCCTGCGCGCACGATCATCGGCGGCGACGCCCGTGTGCCGGCGATCAGTGCGGCCTCGATCCTTGCCAAGGTGGCGCGCGATGCGCAGATGGTCGAACTCGATGCCCGGTTCCCGGGCTATGGGCTGGCCGCCCATAAAGGCTATGGCACGGCCTTGCACCGTGCCGCACTCGTGAACCTCGGGGTGAGCCCGATCCATCGCCGCAGCTTCGCGCCGGTCGCGCGTCTGCTGAACGCCGCCCAACGGCCCCTGGATTACACGTAA
- the fabZ gene encoding 3-hydroxyacyl-ACP dehydratase FabZ — MAEQDDIRAIMRQVPHRFPFLLVDRVVACEPGRSITAIKNVTINEPFFPGHFPGHPVMPGVLILEALAQAGLILGMRTVDASDGTIVYFAGIDKARFKRQVIPGDQLILKIVIGSAKKRIWRFDAEAWVGDELACRAQLMAIPSRPEDEAGGSHAD, encoded by the coding sequence ATGGCCGAACAAGACGATATCCGCGCGATCATGCGCCAGGTACCGCACCGATTTCCGTTTCTGCTCGTTGATCGCGTGGTGGCCTGCGAGCCGGGCCGGTCGATCACGGCCATCAAGAACGTAACCATCAACGAGCCGTTCTTTCCCGGCCATTTTCCCGGCCATCCGGTGATGCCCGGCGTGCTCATCCTGGAAGCGCTGGCTCAGGCCGGGCTGATTCTGGGTATGCGCACCGTCGATGCCAGCGACGGCACGATCGTCTACTTCGCCGGCATAGACAAGGCCCGCTTCAAGCGCCAGGTCATTCCCGGTGACCAGCTTATCCTGAAGATCGTCATCGGCTCGGCTAAAAAGCGGATCTGGCGTTTCGATGCCGAAGCCTGGGTCGGCGACGAACTGGCCTGTCGGGCCCAGCTGATGGCGATCCCCTCGCGTCCGGAGGACGAGGCGGGAGGCAGCCATGCCGATTGA
- a CDS encoding OmpH family outer membrane protein, whose amino-acid sequence MKLRRHVLALVGICLLAWAASAGAQELKIGVVDLGRLINDSPQAERAKTNMASQFAERKNEIESQANTLRQDVERLKRDGSVMSEDGRDKLQASIRDRQRELQMQQSKYNDDVADAEQKEFDRMRSDIRSVIDNYAEEQGYDLILGDSVLYADDAIDVTDEILAQLKQR is encoded by the coding sequence ATGAAACTTCGTCGACACGTACTGGCGCTGGTGGGGATCTGTCTGCTCGCCTGGGCAGCCTCGGCGGGTGCACAGGAGCTGAAAATCGGTGTGGTCGATCTGGGGCGCCTGATCAACGATTCGCCGCAAGCCGAGCGGGCCAAGACGAACATGGCCAGCCAGTTCGCCGAGCGCAAGAACGAGATCGAGTCGCAGGCCAATACGCTGCGCCAGGACGTCGAACGTCTCAAGCGTGACGGCTCGGTGATGAGCGAGGACGGCCGCGACAAGCTTCAGGCCAGTATCCGTGATCGCCAGCGCGAACTGCAGATGCAGCAGAGCAAATATAACGACGACGTCGCCGATGCGGAACAGAAAGAGTTCGACCGCATGCGATCGGATATCCGCAGCGTCATCGACAATTATGCCGAGGAGCAGGGCTACGACCTGATTCTGGGCGATTCGGTGTTGTATGCCGACGATGCGATCGACGTTACCGACGAAATCCTCGCGCAGCTCAAACAGCGCTAG
- the lpxB gene encoding lipid-A-disaccharide synthase, protein MAEPAPHIVIVAGETSGDMLAAGLMRALRRYYPRVSFEGVTGPLMRAEGCRSLGDVEQLSLFGISEVIGQIPRLLALRRRLASHIIEARPTLFIGIDAPAFNTALERRVRAAGIATVHYVCPTAWAWRAGRTRSIRRAVDLMLGIFPFEPAFFAGYDIPVTFVGHPLADELPMHADPGAARRALGLAAKGPWVGLLPGSRHSEVSRLGPLFLATARWLSERMPGIRFVVPTANPAVRALFERQLQSDGGGLSITLVEGRSREVMRAADVLLLASGTATLEALLAKTPMVVAYRLSATNYWIARGLNLIKTEYVSMPNLLAGRALVPELLQDDADARTLGAWVYRLLCSPTARRRQVDVFETIHRELACDADASAARAVAGLIERDR, encoded by the coding sequence ATGGCCGAGCCTGCGCCGCACATCGTGATCGTCGCCGGAGAGACCTCCGGCGACATGCTCGCGGCTGGGCTGATGCGTGCGCTGCGCCGATACTATCCGCGGGTGAGTTTCGAGGGGGTCACCGGGCCCTTGATGCGCGCCGAAGGCTGTCGGAGCCTGGGCGACGTCGAACAGCTGTCTCTGTTCGGCATCAGCGAGGTGATCGGCCAGATTCCCCGTCTGCTGGCGCTGCGTCGTCGGCTGGCGAGCCATATCATCGAGGCGCGGCCCACGCTGTTCATCGGCATCGATGCGCCGGCGTTCAACACGGCCCTCGAGCGGCGCGTGCGCGCGGCCGGCATCGCTACAGTCCACTATGTATGCCCCACCGCCTGGGCCTGGCGGGCCGGGCGTACCCGCAGTATTCGTCGTGCGGTGGATCTCATGCTGGGAATCTTTCCGTTCGAACCTGCGTTTTTCGCGGGCTACGATATTCCGGTGACGTTCGTGGGCCATCCACTGGCCGACGAGCTGCCCATGCATGCCGACCCCGGCGCCGCGCGACGGGCGCTGGGACTGGCAGCGAAGGGGCCCTGGGTCGGCCTGCTGCCGGGCAGCCGGCACTCCGAAGTCAGCCGGCTGGGGCCGCTGTTTCTCGCCACGGCACGCTGGCTCTCCGAGCGGATGCCCGGCATACGTTTTGTCGTGCCGACCGCCAACCCGGCTGTAAGAGCACTGTTCGAACGCCAGCTTCAAAGCGACGGCGGCGGCCTGTCGATCACCCTGGTTGAGGGGCGCTCCCGCGAGGTGATGCGCGCGGCCGATGTGCTGCTGCTGGCCTCGGGCACCGCGACACTGGAGGCGCTGCTGGCCAAGACACCGATGGTGGTTGCGTATCGGCTGTCGGCGACCAACTACTGGATCGCTCGCGGGCTGAATCTGATCAAGACCGAGTACGTAAGCATGCCCAATCTGCTGGCCGGGCGGGCCCTCGTTCCGGAGCTTCTGCAGGACGACGCCGATGCGCGCACGCTGGGTGCGTGGGTATATCGTCTGCTGTGCTCACCCACGGCCCGCAGACGCCAGGTCGATGTGTTCGAGACCATTCATCGCGAACTGGCCTGCGATGCCGATGCCAGCGCGGCACGTGCCGTCGCCGGCTTGATCGAGCGCGACCGGTGA
- the lpxD gene encoding UDP-3-O-(3-hydroxymyristoyl)glucosamine N-acyltransferase, which translates to MSEHAPTPLHRLGDLARRAGLEVDAAHADILIAGACALTPGAADRIAYAEGPARDQAAADSAAAAVIVTPAVAATIDRPVLVSDQPKLAFARLATAFEPARAPAGIHSSAVVDDQAVIAPTATIGALVVVGRGAVIEDDVELAAGVVVGEGVHIGRASRIGAHVSLARGVRVGMRVTIEAQAAIGGRGFGLAHNGQGWEAVPQLASVRIGDDVEIGAGTTIDRGALEDTVIGQGVKIDDQVHIGHNCVIGAHTVIAGCTGIAGSCTIGAHCVIGGGVGIGDHVRVVDGVMITGASQVPKDIDTPGVYSSTFRAMPARLWRKRLALFRQLDRIETRLRGVEKQSRDQ; encoded by the coding sequence ATGAGCGAACATGCCCCGACGCCTCTGCATCGACTAGGCGATCTGGCCCGTCGTGCCGGTCTTGAGGTCGATGCGGCTCATGCCGATATCCTCATCGCGGGAGCCTGTGCTCTGACCCCGGGTGCGGCCGATCGTATTGCTTATGCGGAAGGCCCGGCGCGCGATCAGGCGGCCGCTGACAGTGCGGCCGCAGCCGTGATCGTCACCCCCGCTGTGGCCGCCACCATCGACCGGCCGGTGCTCGTGAGCGATCAGCCGAAGCTGGCCTTTGCTCGCCTGGCCACCGCTTTCGAACCCGCGCGTGCGCCCGCCGGCATCCATTCCAGCGCCGTGGTCGATGACCAGGCAGTGATCGCGCCGACGGCCACGATCGGCGCGCTGGTGGTGGTCGGCCGTGGTGCGGTGATCGAGGACGACGTGGAGCTTGCCGCCGGCGTGGTCGTGGGTGAGGGTGTGCATATCGGCCGCGCAAGCCGGATCGGCGCGCATGTCAGTCTGGCTCGTGGTGTGCGGGTCGGCATGCGGGTGACGATCGAGGCACAGGCTGCGATCGGCGGCCGGGGCTTCGGCCTGGCGCACAACGGTCAGGGGTGGGAGGCGGTGCCTCAGCTGGCGAGCGTGCGGATCGGCGACGATGTCGAGATTGGCGCTGGCACGACGATCGACCGGGGTGCGCTCGAAGACACCGTGATCGGGCAGGGCGTGAAGATCGACGACCAAGTACACATCGGACACAACTGCGTGATCGGTGCCCATACCGTCATCGCTGGCTGTACCGGTATCGCCGGTTCATGCACGATCGGTGCGCACTGCGTGATCGGTGGCGGCGTGGGTATCGGCGATCACGTACGCGTGGTCGACGGGGTGATGATCACAGGTGCGAGCCAGGTGCCCAAGGATATCGACACCCCCGGCGTATACTCGTCGACGTTTCGTGCCATGCCCGCCAGGCTTTGGCGCAAACGGCTGGCGTTGTTCCGCCAGCTCGACCGCATCGAGACGCGCCTGCGCGGCGTCGAAAAACAATCCCGCGACCAGTAG
- the lpxA gene encoding acyl-ACP--UDP-N-acetylglucosamine O-acyltransferase: protein MPIDASAQIHPEARIADDVDIGPFTVIGPHVEIGSGTRIGPHVVISGHTTIGRDNQIFQFVSLGAEPQHRVYAGEPTRLTIGDRNTFREYCSVHRGTTIDQSETIIGDDNLLMAYVHVAHDCVLGNGITMANGASLAGHVRIGDFCILAGFALVYQFRRIGTMAFLAYCSGAQQDVPAFVRTAGAPAVPHGINSVGMRRRGYSNDEINAVKRAYRTIYRSKLRLEEAREALREPAENSPAVRVMLDSLDAAQRGIIR, encoded by the coding sequence ATGCCGATTGATGCCTCGGCCCAGATACATCCCGAAGCGCGAATTGCCGACGATGTCGATATCGGCCCGTTCACAGTCATCGGACCGCACGTGGAGATCGGCTCGGGCACCCGGATCGGGCCGCATGTGGTCATTTCCGGACATACGACGATCGGGCGAGACAACCAGATATTCCAGTTCGTCTCCCTCGGCGCCGAGCCGCAGCACCGAGTGTATGCCGGCGAGCCGACACGCCTGACCATCGGCGATCGCAATACGTTTCGCGAATACTGCAGCGTGCATCGCGGCACGACCATTGACCAGAGCGAGACCATCATCGGAGACGACAATCTGCTGATGGCCTATGTCCATGTCGCACACGACTGTGTACTGGGCAACGGTATCACCATGGCCAACGGCGCCAGTCTGGCCGGTCACGTGCGTATCGGCGATTTCTGCATCCTGGCGGGCTTCGCGCTGGTATATCAATTCCGGCGTATTGGCACGATGGCGTTTCTGGCGTATTGCAGCGGCGCCCAGCAGGATGTGCCCGCGTTCGTGCGCACGGCCGGCGCGCCGGCCGTGCCGCACGGGATCAATTCCGTGGGCATGCGCCGTCGCGGCTACTCCAACGATGAAATCAACGCCGTCAAGCGCGCGTATCGCACCATCTATCGGTCGAAGCTGCGGCTCGAGGAAGCGCGCGAGGCGTTACGGGAACCGGCCGAGAACAGCCCGGCCGTACGCGTGATGCTGGATTCGCTGGACGCCGCGCAGCGCGGCATCATCCGCTAG
- the rseP gene encoding RIP metalloprotease RseP, which yields MSDWLMSVPAFILAIGLLVAVHEYGHFWVARRMGVKVLRYSIGFGSRLWGRTSPRTGIEYWLSAIPLGGYVKMLDEREGPVAEADKPYAFNRQHPARRIAIVAAGPGVNFLFAILAYWLVFMIGVAGIKPMIAAAPDGSLARDAGLRAGDEITAVAGKTTGDWQDLRLTLLERGLDGEPVELTVRDGDGRTRQVRLDLTGVPADPDALFDRLGLAPYQPPATPTIAAVIGDSAAERAGLKAEDQVLSADGQTLDTPQALVDYVKARPDETIRLTVEREGRRLELPVTLARAENASGEPVGRLGAQIGVDAQAWSQMRTTRQLGPLAAIPAAIGKTWEVSSLTVRLMARMLTGDVSWRNVSGPIQIANYAGQTASIGLEAFVGFLALVSVSLAVLNLLPIPVLDGGHLLYYSIEWIRGRPLSEAVQAAGQQAGMVALLMLMTLAFYNDILRLLG from the coding sequence ATGTCTGACTGGCTCATGTCAGTACCCGCATTCATCCTGGCGATCGGCCTGCTGGTCGCCGTGCATGAGTACGGCCATTTCTGGGTCGCACGCCGCATGGGCGTGAAGGTGTTGCGCTACTCGATCGGCTTCGGCAGCCGCCTGTGGGGGCGCACCAGCCCGCGTACCGGTATCGAATACTGGTTGTCCGCCATTCCGCTGGGCGGCTATGTAAAGATGCTCGATGAGCGCGAGGGCCCCGTGGCCGAGGCCGACAAGCCCTATGCCTTCAATCGCCAGCATCCGGCCCGTCGGATCGCCATCGTGGCCGCCGGCCCGGGCGTGAATTTCCTGTTCGCCATTCTGGCTTACTGGCTGGTGTTCATGATCGGTGTGGCCGGCATCAAGCCGATGATCGCCGCCGCACCCGACGGTTCGCTGGCGCGCGACGCCGGTCTGCGCGCCGGTGACGAAATCACGGCCGTGGCCGGCAAGACGACCGGCGACTGGCAGGATCTGCGGTTGACGCTGCTCGAACGCGGCCTGGACGGGGAGCCGGTCGAACTGACCGTACGCGACGGCGACGGCCGGACGCGTCAGGTGCGGCTAGACCTCACCGGTGTGCCGGCCGATCCGGATGCCTTGTTCGACCGTCTCGGTCTGGCGCCCTATCAGCCGCCGGCGACGCCCACGATTGCGGCCGTGATCGGCGATTCGGCGGCTGAACGCGCCGGTTTGAAAGCCGAAGACCAGGTCCTGTCCGCCGATGGTCAGACGCTGGACACGCCGCAAGCGCTGGTCGACTACGTCAAGGCGCGGCCGGACGAGACCATCCGGCTGACCGTCGAACGCGAGGGCCGTCGTCTGGAGCTGCCCGTGACACTCGCCCGGGCCGAAAACGCATCGGGCGAGCCGGTCGGTCGGCTGGGCGCACAGATCGGCGTCGATGCCCAAGCCTGGTCTCAGATGCGTACGACCCGTCAGCTCGGGCCGCTGGCCGCGATCCCGGCGGCGATCGGCAAGACCTGGGAGGTGTCGTCGCTTACCGTGCGGCTCATGGCACGGATGCTCACCGGCGACGTGTCGTGGCGCAATGTCAGCGGTCCGATCCAGATTGCGAACTATGCCGGCCAGACAGCAAGTATTGGCCTCGAGGCCTTCGTCGGGTTTCTCGCGTTGGTCAGCGTCAGCCTCGCGGTGCTCAACCTTTTGCCTATTCCGGTGTTAGACGGGGGGCATCTTCTGTATTATTCGATCGAATGGATCAGGGGTCGGCCTCTTTCCGAGGCCGTTCAGGCGGCAGGGCAGCAGGCGGGCATGGTGGCCCTGCTGATGTTGATGACGCTGGCTTTCTACAACGATATCCTGCGCTTGCTCGGGTAA